The proteins below are encoded in one region of Ostrinia nubilalis chromosome 3, ilOstNubi1.1, whole genome shotgun sequence:
- the LOC135087866 gene encoding alpha-tocopherol transfer protein-like, with translation MSVRELNPELAAVAQGELNEDPKRVKEDLQHLKDWLAKQPHLNARIDDQWLIAFLRGCKFSLERTKEKLDLYYAIRKTAPDLYRLHHKDPLFNEILELGSYLILPKAPGPKSPKICIISPGRYDADKYSISDVLSVSYVLIKILLFEDDHLVVTGLQTILDLEGVTMAHFFQMTPLQMKKMVVSGQDALPLRMKGTHYLNTPAGFETIFNAIKGLLNEKNKKRLYVHNKNYDEMYKSIPREVLPKEYGGDAGTIQEIVDYWKKKVEEYSDWLEEDLKYGTDESKRPGKPRTAESMFGVEGSFRQLEFD, from the exons ATGTCGGTACGTGAGTTGAACCCGGAACTGGCAGCGGTTGCACAGGGGGAGTTGAACGAAGATCCAAAGAGGGTGAAAGAGGATCTGCAACATCTTAAAGACTGGCTGGCTAAGCAGCCACACTTAAACGCCAGGATAG ACGATCAATGGTTGATAGCTTTTCTCCGAGGATGCAAGTTTAGTTTAGAGCGTACTAAAGAAAAACTGGATCTCTATTATGCGATTCGCAAAACGGCTCCAGATCTATACAGGCTCCATCACAAAGATCCACTTTTTAATGAAATCCTTGAACTGGG GAGTTACTTAATTTTGCCCAAAGCACCTGGACCAAAGTCCCCTAAAATCTGCATAATCAGCCCTGGAAGATATGATGCGGATAAATATTCTATTAGCGACGTTTTATCTGTATCCTATGTGTTAATCAAA ATACTTTTGTTCGAAGACGACCATTTGGTTGTCACGGGATTACAAACAATACTAGACTTGGAAGGAGTTACGATGGCACACTTTTTCCAAATGACTCCTCTGCAAATGAAGAAAATGGTGGTGTCGGGTCAG GATGCTCTTCCTTTGCGAATGAAAGGGACGCACTACTTAAACACTCCTGCAGGGTTCGAGACAATATTTAACGCTATCAAAGGTTTGCTCAATGAGAAGAATAAGAAACGA CTGTATGTCCATAACAAAAATTATGATGAAATGTACAAAAGTATCCCGAGGGAGGTTTTACCTAAAGAGTACGGGGGTGATGCAGGGACCATACAAGAAATTGTCg ATTACTGGAAGAAGAAAGTAGAGGAGTACAGCGATTGGTTGGAAGAGGACTTGAAGTACGGCACTGACGAGTCCAAGAGGCCAGGCAAGCCTAGGACGGCAGAGAGCATGTTCGGCGTCGAGGGGTCCTTCAGGCAGCTCGAATTTGACTAG
- the LOC135087865 gene encoding alpha-tocopherol transfer protein-like, with the protein MAMSIRPLAPELAEKACTNFQEDMDKLRDAVQEIRDWLQTQPHLKARTDEQWLASFIRGCKYNMEKVKKKLDLFYTCRLTASDFNRLHHRNETFRRLVDSGFYLPLPRLKDPAAPRVTLIRLGVPGLLELGAINAFSVTQTIDKLMLVDDDNSIIAGNIVIIDCRNMNLLQWLQLQPLQIKMIIVSQQDAVPFHTNASYLINLPNDFSGLLREILRLLDDQSQNQLNVVDENNYEEMYTNPGLSQDIMPEEYGGSGGTLQEIIDYWRAKIEEYSEWLEEDLQFGTDEALRPEGPRTTENMFGQGLPAEYPSFYNSLNL; encoded by the exons ATGGCAATGTCAATACGTCCTTTAGCACCAGAATTAGCTGAAAAAGCTTGTACAAACTTTCAAGAAGACATGGATAAATTGCGTGATGCAGTGCAAGAGATCAGGGATTGGTTACAAACCCAACCTCATCTTAAAGCCAGAACAG ATGAACAATGGTTAGCCAGTTTTATTCGAGGTTGTAAATATAACATGGAGAAAGTGAAGAAAAAACTCGACTTATTTTATACTTGTCGGCTCACTGCAAGTGATTTTAATCGGTTGCATCATAGAAATGAAACTTTTAGGAGACTGGTAGATTCTGG ATTCTACTTACCGTTGCCCAGGCTGAAGGACCCTGCAGCGCCACGTGTCACTTTGATACGTTTGGGAGTCCCTGGTTTATTGGAATTGGGCGCCATTAATGCATTCTCAGTTACACAAACCATTGACAAG TTAATGCTCGTGGACGATGATAATTCAATAATAGCAGGCAACATAGTAATAATAGATTGCCGTAATATGAACCTATTGCAGTGGTTGCAATTGCAACCACTACAAATTAAGATGATTATAGTGAGCCAGCAG GACGCAGTACCATTTCACACAAATGCTTCTTATCTGATAAATCTTCCGAATGATTTCTCGGGGCTTTTGAGAGAGATCCTAAGACTACTTGATGACCAAAGTCAAAATCAA ctaAATGTCGTTGATGAGAATAACTACGAAGAAATGTACACCAATCCCGGCCTTTCACAAGATATTATGCCTGAAGAATACGGCGGAAGTGGTGGCACACTGCAAGAAATTATTG ATTACTGGCGTGCGAAGATAGAGGAATACAGTGAGTGGCTGGAGGAGGACCTCCAGTTCGGCACGGACGAGGCCCTGAGGCCGGAGGGACCGAGGACGACGGAGAACATGTTCGGACAGGGCTTGCCGGCAGAGTATCCATCCTTCTATAACTCACTGAATTTGTGA